GACTTGATGATGGTCTCTGGCAAGAAGATTGAAGAGTTGATCGCTCGTATTGCTCAAAAGGCGCGAGCAGCCGGTATTCATCTGGTGTTAGCTACACAACGTCCAAGCGTGGATGTTATTACTGGCTTGATTAAAGCAAACGTACCAACCCGCATTTCATTCCAAGTCAGTAGCAAGATAGATAGCCGAACAATTTTGGATCAGCAGGGCGCGGAAGCTTTGCTTGGTATGGGTGATATGTTGTACATGGCGCCAGGTACTGGTTTGCCGGTACGAGTACACGGTGCGTTTGTATCCGACGATGAAGTGTATCGCGTCGTCGAGTGGCTTAAAGAAAAAGGCGAAGCCAACTATATTGATAGTGTGCTTGAAGGCGCTGATGAATCCAATGTCGATGCGTTGACTGGCGAAGGCGGTGGTGAAGCCGATCTGCTTTACGATCAAGCGGTTGCTATTATTTTAGAAAACAAACGCCCATCGATCTCGTTGGTACAGCGTCACTTGCGTATTGGTTATAACCGCGCAGCACGCCTTTTGGAAGATATGGAAAAAGCAGGTCTCGTATCAAAGATGGGTAATGGCGGCAATCGCGAGATTTTGCATCGTCCATCTGAGTAAGGTTTCATGTCAAAATTTCTTATTGCAGTATTTGCCATTATTACGAATATCCTTTTTTCAGGAATAGCTTTTTCGCAAACTGAAAGTGGCGCAGAGCAATTGCGTCAATTTGTGCGCAACTCCAAAACGGCAGAGGGAGATTTTGTACAACAGCAATTGCGCGCACCAAAGGCTGGTGAGCCACAAGACAAAGGCTTGAAAGTTATTCGTCAAACCCAAGGTCACTTTGTATTTCAGCGTCCGGGTCGATTTATCTGGGAAACACAAAAACCTTACGGGCAAAAACTGATTGCGGATGGTAAGCAATTAATTCTCTGGGATAAAGATTTAAACCAAGCAACCTTTCGTCCTGCAGGGCAGGCATTGGCCTCAACGCCCGCAGCGATATTATTTGGCGAAACATCCCTAGATCAGCACTTTGATTTAATAGAAGGCGATGAACGTTTAGGTATGAGATGGGTATCTCTCGTTCCTAAAAAAGATTCAGGCGCCAAAAATCAGAATGATCTGCCTTATACAAAGATTTCTATTGGCATGGTTAATGGCTTACCTAAGGCGCTGGAATTAACGGATGGCTTGGGAGGCGTGGTACTGGCGACTCTAGACAAGATCCAATTAAACGTTAATTTACCCGCTAATCGCTTCACTTTTACCCCACCGGCCGGAGCAGAAGTCTTGCGCTTAAACTAGAGCCTGAATATCGAACTAGACCCAACCAACCAGAGCAATATATGATTGATCCGCAATTACTCCGTAAAGATATCGCTGCAGTTGCTGCACGTTTAGCTACTCGTAAATTTCAGCTTGATGTTGATAAATTCAATGCCCTTGAATCTGAGCGTAAATCTTTACAGACACGTACCGAAGAATTGCAAGCTAAACGCAATCAATTGTCTAAAGCGATTGGTATGAAAAAAGGCAAAGGTGAAGGCGTTTCTGTCGAGATGGTAGAAGTTGCTCAAGTAAACATCGATATGGAATCTGGTGCATCACGCTTGGCAGTCCTGCAGGCAAAAATATCGGATTTCTTAATGG
The nucleotide sequence above comes from Polynucleobacter necessarius. Encoded proteins:
- a CDS encoding outer membrane lipoprotein carrier protein LolA, which encodes MSKFLIAVFAIITNILFSGIAFSQTESGAEQLRQFVRNSKTAEGDFVQQQLRAPKAGEPQDKGLKVIRQTQGHFVFQRPGRFIWETQKPYGQKLIADGKQLILWDKDLNQATFRPAGQALASTPAAILFGETSLDQHFDLIEGDERLGMRWVSLVPKKDSGAKNQNDLPYTKISIGMVNGLPKALELTDGLGGVVLATLDKIQLNVNLPANRFTFTPPAGAEVLRLN